A genomic stretch from Festucalex cinctus isolate MCC-2025b chromosome 13, RoL_Fcin_1.0, whole genome shotgun sequence includes:
- the wdr74 gene encoding WD repeat-containing protein 74 — protein MGESSRPCTVWLGSETGILKGVSVSRRQAFNFCDSSQLSRQHEVRTLCWADAAESELLVAAVDGTVKTFSVEKGAFTDMRSCGDSAEGCFVGLAVLDSGATLVTCAESGLLRVWRDESGEPATEIRVGSDVARMRQNPEHRHKVATGGKDNCLKVWDLENPEKPVFTAKNLRNDWLNLRQPHWVKDMAFIPGSDKVVTCTGHHQVHVYDPSTPQRRPVLETTFGEYPLTALSLPAAGGSVVVGNTHGQIAVLDLRKGLVRGCFKGLSGGVRSLQCHASQPLVASCGLDRFLRIHSLEDRRVQHKVYLKSRLNCLLLASRQLEEAGESLGDAEQEVKDEEDDVDEVWDAMEQVEEREENLKRKTSEEEEDSPKRKASGDENPKRKTEEEGENPKRKALGEENSMSETSGEGDNPEKKTSVDEQQQKNKRKRKKAQA, from the exons ATGGGCGAAAGCAGCCGGCCATGCACCGTGTGGCTGGGCTCGGAGACGGGCATCCTGAAGGGCGTCAGCGTGTCGCGCAGACAAGCCTTCAACTTCTGCGACAGCTCGCAGCTGAGCCGCCAGCACGAGGTTCGGACGCTGTGCTGGGCCGACGCGGCCGAGAGCGAGCTGCTGGTCGCCGCCGTGGACGGAACCGTCAAGACATTCAGCGTGGAGAAGGGAGCCTTCACCGACATGCGCAGTTGCGGCGACTCCGCCGAGGGCTGCTTCGTCGGGCTGGCGGTGCTAGATAGCGGCGCAACGCTGGTGACGTGTGCGGAGAGCGGCTTGCTCCGAGTGTGGAGGGATGAGAGCGGCGAGCCCGCCACGGAGATCCGCGTGGGGAGCGATGTGGCCCGGATGAGGCAGAACCCGGAGCACCGACACAAGGTGGCGACCGGCGGCAAGgacaattgtcttaaagtgtGGGACCTGGAGAATCCCGAAAAGCCCGTGTTCACCGCTAAGAACCTGCGGAACGACTGGCTCAATCTACGGCAGCCGCACTGGGTCAAAGACATGGCCTTCATACCGGGATCCGACAAGGTGGTCACCTGCACGGGACACCACCAG GTGCACGTGTACGATCCCTCCACACCTCAACGTCGCCCCGTCCTCGAGACCACCTTCGGGGAGTACCCGCTGACGGCGTTGTCTCTTCCCGCCGCTGGGGGCTCGGTGGTGGTTGGCAACACGCACGGTCAGATCGCCGTACTGGACTTGCGAAAAGGCTTGGTGCGGGGGTGCTTCAAGGGCCTGTCCGGTGGCGTGCGAAGTCTGCAGTGCCACGCCTCGCAACCCCTGGTGGCGTCCTGTGGCCTGGACCGCTTCTTGCGGATCCACAGCCTGGAGGACCGGCGCGTGCAGCATAAGGTTTATCTGAAATCACGCCTCAACTGCTTGCTGCTCGCTAGCCGACAGCTGGAAGAAGCGGGGGAGTCCCTTGGGGACGCTGAGCAGGAGGTGAAGGATGAGGAGGATGATGTGGATGAAGTGTGGGATGCCATGGAGCAGGTGGAGGAGCGGGAGGAGAATCTCAAGAGAAAAACatcggaggaggaagaggatagTCCGAAAAGGAAAGCATCAGGCGACGAGAATCCCAAGCGGAAAACAGAGGAGGAAGGAGAGAACCCCAAGAGGAAAGCGTTAGGAGAGGAGAATTCCATGAGTGAGACTTCAGGGGAGGGAGACAATCCAgagaaaaaaacatcagtagACGAACAGCAGCAGAAGAACAAGAGAAAGCGAAAGAAAGCTCAAGCCTAA
- the iws1 gene encoding uncharacterized protein iws1 produces the protein MDGEEDEFMSGSHSDDGGGTPVQDEHQASDGEDMSSDKHHSEDEGSNDEEASYNKRRDNSDSDNDVRRGDDSDSEAEAPRHHGGIGQGSDSEAEAPVRRNDEGSDSEAEAPVRRNDQGSDSEAEAPVCRNDQGSDSESEAPVRRHDKGSDSETEAPIRRIDHGSDSEAEHPGRHDDHGSDSESEAPVRRHDKGSDSETEAPIRRIDHGSDSEAEHPGRHDDHGSDSESEAPVRRHDKGSDSETETPVRHIDHGSDSEAERPGRPNDQGSGSESEAPIRRHDKGSDSETEAPVRRNDRGSDSEAERPRPADSDDDDDSVGKRRMSVSEDDDKASLKHAASDNEEREAASPVKRRGSTSDMEEDAGKAAAVESGSDNEDAKAKSAADSDSDAETPARRKAAVALDSDDDSDVRQGEVEKAGVGKWKAVMRSDSEDDEEDDGGKGRKNADNVTGSDREAQNAQKVLDSSDYDDEQPVKRKKAILSDSEEDEETEKPAVKRSRAVSDDDNDSDSDGESGGIDKSMAAKLRELGSDSSSDDDVRNKAAAENKDEKALFGSDSDDDDNQEKMIADIFGESGDEEEEEFTGFNQEDLEGDKKEAMEKHQQVDDSDSDEGVRRGGQDTSFMSDFDIMLARKKAMSGKRRRHRDGGTFISDADDVVSAMITKMNEAAEEDRTLNSAKKPALKKLTLLPQVVMHLKKQDLKETFIDSGVMSAIKEWISPLPDKSLPALRIREELLRILQELPSVSQETLKHSGIGRAVMFLYKHPKESRSNKDLALKLINEWSRPIFGLTSNYKGMTREERQQRDLDQQMPQRRRLSAGGQTPRRDLEKQLTGEEKALRPGDPGFCARARVPMPSNKDYVVRPKWNVEMESSRGPMKKGMSRVDKQMRRFADIRRLTKTGHAVKISVEGNRMPL, from the exons ATGGACGGAGAAGAGGACGAATTTATGTCTGGGAGCCATTCCG ATGACGGTGGTGGAACTCCAGTTCAGGATGAACATCAGGCGTCAGACGGCGAGGACATGAGCAGCGACAAACATCATTCTGAG GACGAGGGCAGCAATGACGAGGAGGCGTCCTACAACAAACGGCGGGACAACAGTGACTCCGACAATGACGTCCGACGCGGTGACGACAGCGACTCCGAGGCTGAAGCGCCCCGTCACCATGGCGGCATCGGCCAGGGCAGCGACTCAGAGGCGGAGGCTCCCGTTCGCCGCAATGACGAGGGAAGCGACTCGGAGGCGGAGGCTCCCGTTCGCCGCAATGACCAGGGAAGCGACTCGGAGGCGGAGGCTCCCGTTTGCCGCAATGACCAGGGAAGCGACTCAGAATCTGAGGCTCCCGTTCGCCGTCATGACAAGGGGAGCGATTCAGAGACTGAGGCTCCCATTCGCCGCATTGACCATGGAAGCGACTCGGAGGCTGAGCATCCCGGTCGCCACGATGACCATGGAAGCGACTCGGAATCTGAGGCTCCCGTTCGCCGTCATGACAAGGGGAGCGATTCAGAGACTGAGGCTCCCATTCGCCGCATTGACCATGGAAGCGACTCGGAGGCTGAGCATCCCGGTCGCCACGATGACCATGGAAGCGACTCGGAATCTGAGGCTCCCGTTCGCCGTCATGACAAGGGGAGCGACTCAGAGACTGAGACTCCCGTTCGCCACATTGACCATGGAAGCGACTCAGAAGCTGAGCGTCCCGGTCGCCCCAATGACCAGGGAAGCGGCTCGGAATCTGAGGCTCCCATTCGCCGTCATGACAAGGGGAGCGACTCAGAGACTGAGGCGCCCGTTCGCCGCAACGACCGGGGGAGCGACTCGGAGGCGGAACGTCCAAGGCCCGCCGACAGCGACGATGATGACGACTCTGTGGGCAAACGCAGGATGAGCGTGTCTGAGGACGACGACAAAGCGTCGCTCAAACACGCCGCCTCGGACAACGAGGAAAGGGAGGCGGCGTCCCCTGTGAAGCGCCGGGGAAGCACCTCGGACATGGAGGAGGACGCCGGCAAAGCGGCGGCCGTGGAGAGTGGCTCTGATAACGAGGACGCCAAAGCTAAATCCGCTGCCGACAGTGACTCTGACGCGGAGACGCCGGCCAGACGCAAGGCGGCGGTGGCGCTGGACTCTGACGATGACTCCGACGTGCGACAGGGAGAGGTTGAGAAGGCGGGAGTAGGCAAGTGGAAGGCTGTCATGCGGTCGGACAGCGAGGATGACGAGGAGGACGACGGTGGCAAGGGAAGGAAGAACGCCGACAATGTCACGGGAAGTGATAGAGAAGCGCAAAATGCGCAGAAAGTCTTGGACAGCAGCGACTATGATGATGAGCAGCCAG TAAAGAGGAAGAAGGCCATCCTGTCAGACAGTGAGGAAGACGAGGAAACGGAAAAACCAG CTGTTAAGAGAAGTCGCGCAGTTTCCGATGACGACAACGACTCAGACAGTGACGGCGAGTCGGGCGGAATCGATAAGAGCATGGCGGCCAAGCTCCGGGAGCTGGGTTCCGACAGCAGCAGCGACGATGACGTCCGCAACAAGGCCGCGGCGGAGAACAAGGACGAGAAGGCGCTCTTTGGGAGCGACAGCGACGACGATGACAACCAGGA GAAAATGATCGCAGACATCTTTGGAGAGTCTGgcgatgaggaggaggaagagttcACG GGCTTCAACCAGGAGGACCTGGAGGGTGACAAGAAGGAGGCCATGGAGAAGCATCAGCAGGTGGACGACTCTGACTCTGATGAGGGCGTCCGGCGCGGAGGCCAAGA CACCAGCTTCATGTCTGACTTTGACATCATGCTGGCTCGCAAGAAGGCCATGAGCGGCAAGCGGCGGCGCCACCGAGACGGCGGAACGTTTATCAGCGACGCTGACGACGTGGTCAGCGCCATGATCACCAAGATGAACGAGGCCGCAGAG GAGGACAGAACGTTGAACAGCGCCAAGAAACCGGCGCTGAAGAAGCTCACTCTACTGCCTCAAGTGGTCATGCAcctaaaaaa GCAGGACCTAAAGGAGACGTTTATTGACAGCGGCGTCATGTCGGCCATCAAAGAGTGGATCAGCCCGCTTCCCGACAAGTCGCTGCCGGCACTTCGAATCCGAGAGGAGCTGCTCAGGATCCTGCAGGAA CTGCCCAGCGTCAGTCAGGAGACGCTGAAGCACAGCGGGATCGGTCGCGCCGTCATGTTCCTGTACAAGCACCCCAAAGAGTCCAGATCCAACAAAGACCTGGCCCTCAAGCTCATTA ACGAGTGGTCGCGGCCCATCTTCGGCCTGACGTCCAACTACAAGGGAATGACACGAGAGGAGCGGCAGCAGCGTGACCTGGACCAGCAGATGCCGCAGCGCAGGCGACTCAG TGCTGGAGGTCAGACTCCCCGTCGAGACCTGGAGAAACAGTTGACGGGAGAGGAGAA GGCGCTCCGACCAGGCGACCCGGGCTTTTGCGCCAGGGCTCGAGTACCGATGCCCTCCAACAAAGACTACGTTGTCCGACCCAAATGGAACGTGGAGATGGAGTCCAGCAGG GGTCCCATGAAGAAGGGGATGTCCCGGGTGGACAAGCAGATGCGTCGCTTTGCAGACATCCGCCGCCTCACCAAGACGGGACACGCCGTTAAAATCAGTGTGGAGGGAAATCGGATGCCACTCTGA